A genomic window from Leptolyngbya sp. BL0902 includes:
- a CDS encoding amino acid ABC transporter permease, giving the protein MNSDSSGESFAQKLKTLLRDERFWQVAFQVITLGIVLLLAAFFVGNLNRNLAQQGRSFGFSFLFNPAGFSIGESLIRYRPNDPYWRALMVGLSNTLSLVAAGIVLTTVLGTAAGVASFSKNWLLYKLSRLYVGLVRNVPLLLQLFFWYFAIYGTLPRPESQISALGLVFLNNRGVYIPWAGSAVLALLGIGVTIFAAVMAVFLWQWRTKLRIETGTGGKNQLMGLIGLGVLWLAFVILALQWTFPSPVDGGGVTGGLRLTREYVAALSALVFYTSAFVAEIVRAGIQSVSRGQWEAARSLGFQSGLVMQLVVFPQALRVIIPPMNSEFMNLTKNTSLAFAIAFPEIYSVANTTYNQTGRPVEVFVVLMATYLVMCLIITLGMNQLNRAVQFKER; this is encoded by the coding sequence ATGAATAGTGATAGTAGCGGTGAGTCTTTCGCTCAAAAACTCAAGACTTTGCTGCGAGATGAACGATTTTGGCAAGTGGCTTTCCAGGTCATTACCCTGGGGATTGTGCTGCTGCTAGCGGCTTTCTTTGTGGGCAACTTGAATCGCAATCTAGCCCAACAAGGTCGATCCTTCGGCTTTAGTTTTTTGTTTAACCCGGCAGGTTTCAGCATCGGCGAAAGCCTAATTCGATATCGTCCCAACGATCCCTACTGGCGGGCGCTCATGGTGGGTCTTAGCAATACCCTTAGCCTGGTGGCAGCGGGTATTGTCCTCACCACGGTGCTAGGAACGGCGGCGGGGGTAGCCAGCTTCTCCAAAAACTGGCTGCTGTACAAACTCAGCCGACTGTACGTGGGGCTGGTGCGGAACGTTCCCCTTCTGCTCCAGCTCTTTTTTTGGTACTTCGCCATCTATGGCACCCTGCCCCGCCCCGAAAGCCAAATCAGCGCTCTGGGCCTAGTCTTTTTGAACAACCGGGGGGTGTATATTCCCTGGGCTGGGAGTGCCGTATTAGCCCTGCTGGGCATTGGCGTCACCATCTTTGCGGCGGTGATGGCGGTTTTTCTCTGGCAGTGGCGCACCAAGCTGCGGATTGAAACGGGCACCGGGGGCAAAAACCAGTTGATGGGTTTGATCGGCCTGGGTGTGCTGTGGCTGGCGTTTGTCATCCTTGCCCTGCAATGGACGTTCCCCAGTCCTGTGGACGGGGGCGGTGTGACGGGGGGGCTGCGGCTCACGCGGGAATACGTCGCGGCTCTGTCGGCTTTGGTGTTTTATACCTCCGCCTTTGTGGCCGAAATCGTCCGGGCAGGCATTCAGTCCGTGTCGCGGGGGCAGTGGGAAGCTGCTCGATCCCTAGGGTTTCAGTCGGGCTTGGTGATGCAGTTGGTGGTGTTTCCCCAGGCGCTGCGGGTGATTATTCCACCCATGAACAGCGAATTTATGAACCTGACCAAAAATACCAGCTTGGCCTTTGCCATTGCCTTCCCCGAAATTTATTCCGTCGCCAACACTACCTACAACCAAACCGGGCGTCCGGTAGAGGTGTTTGTGGTGCTGATGGCCACCTACTTGGTGATGTGTTTGATCATCACCCTGGGCATGAACCAGCTCAATCGGGCCGTGCAATTTAAGGAACGCTAA
- a CDS encoding amino acid ABC transporter substrate-binding protein — translation MRKWGILAATLGLALAACGGDTTTGGSAAGSRLDLVKDRGQLICGVDGGIPGFSFVDETGAFSGLDVDVCKAVAAAVLGDAEAVEYRRLDSTERFTALAGGEVDMLSRNTTWTISRDTSVGLEFAPTTFYDGQGMLVRANSGIETLEDFQGRAVCVETGTTTELNLTDQMRQLGVDFEPVVFQDADAAYAAYDEGRCEGMTSDKSQLIARRSTLPNPDEHVLLDVTMSKEPLGPVTVNNDSAWFDVVKWVTFGLMQAEEFGITSANIGDFEASDNPDIARFLGQEGTLGTDMGLPNDFMVQVITQVGNYGEVFDRNLGADSQFNLERGQNALWTDGGLLYSPPFR, via the coding sequence ATGCGTAAGTGGGGCATTTTGGCGGCCACCCTAGGTTTGGCCCTAGCGGCCTGTGGTGGAGACACCACCACGGGAGGGTCTGCCGCTGGTAGCCGTCTCGATCTCGTCAAGGATCGTGGCCAACTGATCTGCGGTGTCGATGGCGGCATTCCGGGCTTTAGCTTTGTGGATGAAACCGGAGCGTTTTCCGGGCTGGATGTGGACGTGTGTAAGGCTGTGGCAGCGGCGGTGCTGGGCGACGCCGAAGCCGTGGAGTATCGCCGTCTAGACTCCACCGAGCGCTTCACGGCCCTCGCCGGGGGGGAGGTGGATATGCTCTCTCGCAACACGACCTGGACGATTAGCCGCGATACCAGCGTGGGCCTAGAGTTTGCCCCCACCACCTTTTACGATGGCCAGGGTATGCTGGTGCGCGCCAACAGCGGCATTGAAACCCTCGAAGACTTCCAGGGCAGAGCCGTCTGTGTGGAAACGGGCACCACCACTGAGCTCAACCTGACCGACCAAATGCGTCAGCTGGGTGTTGATTTTGAGCCCGTGGTGTTCCAGGATGCCGATGCCGCCTACGCCGCCTACGATGAAGGCCGCTGCGAAGGCATGACCTCCGACAAGTCTCAGTTGATTGCCCGTCGCAGCACCCTGCCCAACCCCGACGAGCACGTCCTGCTGGATGTGACCATGTCGAAGGAACCCCTTGGCCCTGTAACCGTCAACAACGACTCCGCTTGGTTTGACGTTGTGAAGTGGGTCACGTTTGGGTTGATGCAGGCCGAAGAGTTTGGCATCACCTCGGCGAATATCGGTGACTTTGAAGCCTCCGATAACCCCGACATCGCCCGCTTCCTCGGCCAAGAAGGCACCCTGGGCACCGATATGGGCCTGCCCAACGACTTTATGGTGCAGGTGATCACCCAGGTCGGCAACTATGGCGAAGTCTTTGATCGCAACCTAGGGGCCGATTCTCAATTCAACCTAGAGCGCGGCCAAAACGCCCTCTGGACGGACGGCGGTCTGCTGTACTCGCCTCCGTTCCGCTAG
- a CDS encoding amino acid ABC transporter ATP-binding protein, translating to MTQYQTEQPSTHKADMEPVIVARDVEKWYDNGFHVLKGVSMTVYKGEVLVVMGPSGSGKSTFIRTFNALEPYQKGSIEVDGITISHDLKNIEAIRREVGMVFQQFNLFPHLTVLQNVTLAPIWVRRWPKAKAQEKAMQLLERVGILEQAHKFPGQLSGGQQQRVAIARSLAMEPKVMLFDEPTSALDPEMVREVLDVMRTLADSGMTMVCVTHEVGFAREVADRVVLMDGGYLVEENTPQEFFSNPREDRTQKFLSQIL from the coding sequence ATGACACAGTATCAGACGGAGCAGCCATCCACCCACAAGGCAGACATGGAGCCGGTGATCGTTGCCCGCGACGTGGAAAAGTGGTACGACAACGGCTTCCACGTCCTCAAGGGCGTTAGCATGACCGTCTACAAAGGCGAGGTACTGGTCGTTATGGGGCCGTCTGGGTCGGGAAAATCGACCTTTATTCGCACCTTTAATGCTCTCGAACCCTACCAAAAGGGCAGCATCGAAGTGGATGGCATCACCATTTCCCACGACCTCAAAAACATCGAGGCGATCCGGCGGGAAGTGGGCATGGTGTTTCAGCAGTTCAACCTGTTCCCCCACCTCACGGTGCTGCAAAATGTCACCCTGGCCCCTATCTGGGTCCGCCGCTGGCCCAAGGCCAAAGCCCAGGAAAAGGCCATGCAGCTTTTGGAGCGGGTGGGCATTTTGGAACAAGCCCACAAGTTTCCGGGCCAGCTCTCCGGTGGACAACAGCAGCGGGTAGCCATTGCCCGATCCCTAGCCATGGAGCCCAAGGTCATGCTGTTTGACGAACCCACCTCCGCCCTCGATCCAGAAATGGTGCGGGAGGTCTTAGACGTGATGCGAACCCTGGCGGATTCGGGTATGACCATGGTGTGCGTCACCCACGAGGTGGGCTTTGCCCGCGAGGTGGCCGACCGGGTGGTGTTGATGGACGGCGGCTACCTTGTTGAAGAAAACACGCCCCAGGAATTCTTCAGCAACCCCCGCGAAGACCGCACCCAAAAGTTTCTGTCTCAAATCCTTTAG
- a CDS encoding ATP-dependent 6-phosphofructokinase: MSSPKRIGILTSGGDCPGLNAVIRAVVKCASRRGWQVLGIPYGTDGMMRVAEGDYNPEDLVIPEHGYDIPGMLQGIDVLQFLSGSILGSINKGDSRNPEVLAKILKGYEMLGLDALIAIGGDGSLDIIYEISLKGGWNLIGIPKTIDNDVPFTERSIGFDTAVQTVNSALYDLTFTAASHDRVMVVEVMGRDAGHLALHGGIAGGADVILIPELVPALNDTIIDQVCHKLAELRHRGRKFALVVVAEGVRGEDGHRMKAIAEYMAKEIASRSHILCASGDADYCDMDAVETRATVLGHIQRSGTPTASDRLLAAAFGRKATDLIADGRYGRLVVWEAGRVRSKDLGEAIAIVRDCHDRNVCPGPVETDSTMVKVARSLGTYVGDPATLPSLTSTMT; this comes from the coding sequence ATGTCTAGCCCCAAGCGCATTGGCATCCTCACCAGCGGCGGCGATTGCCCCGGCTTGAACGCGGTAATTCGGGCCGTGGTAAAGTGTGCTAGTCGTCGCGGATGGCAGGTGTTGGGCATTCCCTACGGCACCGATGGCATGATGCGGGTAGCGGAGGGCGACTATAACCCCGAAGACCTGGTGATCCCAGAACATGGTTACGATATTCCAGGGATGCTCCAGGGCATTGACGTCCTGCAATTCCTCAGTGGCTCCATTCTCGGCTCCATCAACAAGGGCGACTCGCGTAACCCGGAGGTGCTGGCTAAGATCCTCAAGGGCTACGAAATGCTGGGCCTAGACGCCCTGATTGCCATCGGTGGTGACGGCAGCTTAGATATCATCTACGAAATTTCCCTCAAGGGTGGCTGGAACCTGATCGGCATCCCCAAAACCATTGACAATGATGTGCCCTTCACCGAGCGATCCATCGGCTTTGACACCGCCGTACAAACGGTGAACAGCGCCCTCTATGACCTCACCTTTACCGCCGCCAGCCACGACCGGGTGATGGTGGTGGAGGTGATGGGCCGCGACGCTGGACATCTCGCCCTCCACGGCGGCATCGCGGGCGGGGCCGATGTGATTCTTATTCCTGAACTGGTGCCCGCCCTCAACGACACCATCATCGACCAGGTGTGCCACAAACTGGCGGAACTGCGCCACCGGGGCCGCAAGTTTGCTCTGGTGGTGGTGGCCGAAGGGGTGCGGGGCGAAGACGGCCACCGCATGAAAGCGATTGCGGAATACATGGCCAAGGAAATCGCCAGCCGCAGCCATATTCTCTGCGCCAGCGGTGACGCCGACTACTGCGACATGGACGCCGTAGAAACCCGCGCCACGGTGCTGGGCCACATCCAACGCAGCGGCACCCCCACCGCCTCGGATCGCTTGCTGGCGGCTGCCTTTGGCCGCAAAGCCACAGATCTGATCGCCGATGGACGCTATGGTCGCCTAGTGGTGTGGGAAGCCGGACGGGTGCGCTCCAAGGACTTGGGTGAAGCCATCGCCATCGTCCGCGACTGCCACGACCGCAACGTTTGCCCCGGCCCAGTCGAAACGGACAGCACCATGGTCAAAGTGGCCCGATCCCTCGGCACCTATGTCGGCGACCCCGCCACCCTGCCCTCCCTCACCAGCACCATGACCTAA
- a CDS encoding LCP family protein translates to MSSRKTRPSAMRPQPQHPQPPTSWSRAGAKRKPSRWRLPRVIGISVALAGVASVSAMAGALLAVSLSSTPLLHQQLTADDANVFNNDDPISSGGNLRLPRLTRPVNILVLGIKVLTSDVDEVPPELRNLGYHALVNSFEGLSDSMLLLRFNPQTGQLVVLSLPRDTRTYVRGRLTKLNEANAHGGPALAAESVSDLLGGVAIDRYVRINVQGVEKLIDALGGVTVTVPQDMRYQDDSQHLYINLKAGEQHLDGNKALQFLRFRYDAHGDIGRIQRQQMFMRSLAEQTINPATIARLPKILSVVQSNVDTNLSVEELLALLGYASQVNRSNVQMLMLPGNFSNPNEYSLSYWLPSYGDIDTMVDQYFGFGTQTVATTRDPSRVRIAIQDSTNSSVAVQALTKTLRDSGYSNISVARSLQEPLPISRIVAQRGDMATAEMVQRFLGIGEARVESTGVLNSDITIQLGQDWSQGLGEAL, encoded by the coding sequence GTGTCTTCCCGCAAAACCCGCCCCTCTGCCATGCGTCCCCAGCCCCAGCATCCCCAGCCACCCACCTCCTGGTCGCGGGCTGGAGCCAAACGTAAACCCTCCCGCTGGCGCTTACCTAGGGTGATCGGCATCAGTGTCGCCTTGGCGGGGGTGGCAAGCGTGTCGGCCATGGCGGGGGCCTTGCTGGCGGTATCGCTGTCCTCCACACCCTTGCTCCATCAACAACTCACCGCCGATGACGCCAATGTCTTCAATAACGATGATCCCATCTCGTCTGGCGGTAATTTGCGGTTGCCTCGGCTCACGCGCCCTGTCAACATCTTGGTCTTAGGTATTAAGGTGCTAACCAGCGATGTGGATGAGGTGCCCCCAGAACTGCGAAATCTGGGCTACCACGCCCTGGTCAACTCCTTTGAGGGGCTGTCAGATTCGATGCTGCTGCTGCGCTTTAACCCGCAAACCGGGCAGTTGGTGGTGCTGTCGCTGCCGCGAGACACCCGTACCTATGTGCGGGGGCGGCTGACCAAATTAAACGAAGCCAATGCCCACGGTGGCCCTGCCCTGGCGGCGGAGTCCGTCAGCGATCTGCTGGGGGGCGTGGCCATTGACCGCTACGTCCGCATCAACGTGCAGGGGGTGGAGAAGCTGATCGATGCCCTGGGCGGCGTGACGGTGACGGTGCCCCAAGATATGCGCTACCAGGACGACAGCCAGCACCTCTATATCAACCTCAAGGCGGGCGAACAGCACCTCGATGGCAACAAAGCTCTCCAGTTCCTGCGCTTTCGCTACGATGCCCACGGCGACATTGGCCGCATCCAGCGTCAGCAAATGTTCATGCGCTCCCTGGCAGAGCAGACCATCAACCCCGCCACCATTGCCCGTCTGCCCAAGATTTTGTCGGTGGTGCAGTCTAACGTAGATACCAACCTCTCGGTTGAGGAACTGCTGGCCCTGCTGGGCTATGCCTCCCAAGTCAACCGATCCAACGTGCAAATGCTGATGCTGCCCGGAAACTTCAGTAACCCCAACGAATATTCCCTCAGCTACTGGTTGCCCAGCTATGGCGACATCGACACCATGGTGGATCAGTACTTTGGCTTTGGCACCCAAACCGTGGCCACCACCCGCGACCCCAGCCGCGTCCGCATTGCCATCCAAGACAGCACCAACAGTTCTGTAGCGGTGCAGGCCCTGACCAAAACCCTGCGAGACAGCGGCTACTCCAACATCAGCGTCGCCCGTTCCCTCCAAGAACCCCTGCCCATTAGCCGCATCGTGGCCCAGCGCGGCGATATGGCCACCGCCGAAATGGTGCAGCGCTTCCTCGGCATTGGTGAAGCTCGCGTAGAAAGTACAGGCGTCCTAAATTCAGATATCACCATCCAACTGGGCCAAGACTGGAGCCAAGGTCTCGGCGAAGCCCTCTAG
- a CDS encoding hydrogenase maturation protease, giving the protein MKTLVIGYGNTLRGDDGVGYRVAEAIETWDWANVEAYPCHQLTPDLAALLAEQDRVFFVDASQPQNPPSPLVLTRLDLKTAASPTFTGHHSTPMDLLILTQQLYGQSPLAYTLLLPTWAMGYGEDLSPIAERGMRQGLRWLQEWLLTSA; this is encoded by the coding sequence ATGAAAACCTTGGTGATTGGCTATGGCAACACCCTGCGCGGCGACGATGGCGTAGGGTATCGCGTGGCCGAAGCCATCGAAACCTGGGACTGGGCCAATGTTGAAGCTTACCCCTGTCACCAGCTCACCCCCGACCTAGCGGCCCTGTTGGCAGAGCAGGATCGGGTCTTTTTTGTGGATGCTAGCCAGCCCCAAAATCCTCCCAGTCCCCTCGTTCTCACCCGCCTTGACCTGAAAACAGCAGCATCACCAACCTTTACCGGACACCACAGTACCCCGATGGATCTGCTGATTTTGACCCAGCAACTCTATGGTCAATCCCCCCTGGCCTACACCCTGCTGCTGCCCACCTGGGCCATGGGCTACGGCGAAGACCTCTCGCCAATCGCGGAACGGGGGATGCGCCAAGGATTGCGCTGGCTGCAAGAATGGCTGCTGACCTCAGCGTGA
- a CDS encoding amino acid ABC transporter permease, translating to MTPVTPNSLASAPPAVIALGPVAWAKKNLFSDWFNSVLTVVIVTIFGLGLFRLTNWAFTTAQWEVIPRNFHLFMVGTFPARFYARIWALFALICGLAGLSWGVLGRNVSTLFSRNVLIGLGGVCAFIVLFPPTRPSALILLPLVALVAGMAAVGRQVSRKVPGMGQWISLSWFLSYFVGLWLIGGGLGLTPVSTNDWGGLLLTLFTAVSGIALCFPLGLLLALGRRSHLPLVRWLSTAYIELVRGVPLVAFLFMGQVMIPLFLPVGARPDRVLRAIIALALFSAAYLAENVRAGLQAVPRGQQEAAMSLGLNTPLTLSLIILPQALKIAIPAIVGQFISLFQDTTLLAVVGLAELLGTGRSVLANPAFLGRFAEVYLFLGVIYWFFCYAMSLGSRKIEEKLNTDHR from the coding sequence ATGACCCCTGTGACCCCCAATTCCCTTGCTTCGGCACCGCCAGCGGTGATTGCCCTCGGCCCAGTGGCCTGGGCCAAGAAAAACCTCTTTAGCGACTGGTTCAACAGCGTGCTCACGGTGGTGATTGTCACCATCTTTGGCCTGGGGCTGTTTCGCTTGACAAACTGGGCCTTCACCACCGCCCAGTGGGAGGTGATTCCCCGCAACTTTCACCTGTTTATGGTGGGCACCTTCCCGGCCCGCTTCTACGCTCGAATTTGGGCGCTGTTTGCCCTCATCTGCGGGTTGGCCGGGTTGTCCTGGGGGGTGTTGGGGCGCAATGTCTCCACCCTGTTTAGCCGCAATGTGTTGATTGGCCTGGGGGGAGTCTGCGCCTTTATCGTGCTGTTTCCTCCCACCCGACCCAGTGCCCTCATTCTGCTGCCCCTGGTGGCTCTGGTGGCGGGGATGGCGGCGGTGGGTCGTCAAGTCAGCCGCAAGGTTCCTGGCATGGGCCAGTGGATTTCCCTGAGCTGGTTTTTGTCCTACTTTGTGGGTCTTTGGCTGATTGGCGGCGGCTTGGGCCTTACCCCCGTCTCCACCAACGACTGGGGCGGCCTGCTGCTAACCCTCTTTACGGCGGTCAGCGGCATTGCTCTCTGCTTTCCGCTGGGCCTGTTGCTGGCCCTAGGGCGGCGCAGTCATTTGCCCCTGGTGCGCTGGCTGTCCACCGCCTATATCGAATTGGTGCGGGGGGTGCCCCTGGTGGCCTTCCTATTCATGGGGCAGGTGATGATCCCGCTGTTTCTGCCCGTGGGGGCACGGCCAGACCGGGTTTTGCGGGCGATCATTGCCCTGGCCCTGTTCAGTGCGGCCTACCTGGCCGAAAACGTGCGTGCAGGCTTGCAGGCAGTGCCTCGCGGCCAGCAGGAGGCGGCCATGTCCCTGGGGCTCAATACCCCCCTAACCCTGAGTTTGATCATCCTGCCCCAGGCGTTGAAAATTGCCATCCCAGCCATTGTGGGGCAGTTTATCAGCCTGTTCCAAGACACAACGCTGCTGGCCGTGGTGGGTTTGGCCGAACTATTGGGTACCGGGAGATCGGTATTGGCTAACCCCGCCTTTCTCGGTCGGTTTGCCGAGGTTTACCTGTTCTTGGGAGTCATCTACTGGTTCTTCTGCTATGCCATGTCCTTGGGGAGCCGCAAAATTGAGGAAAAGCTCAATACCGATCACCGTTAG
- the galE gene encoding UDP-glucose 4-epimerase GalE, giving the protein MTNAVKKTILVTGGAGYIGSHAVYALQQASFPVVILDDLVYGHRDLVDQVLQVPLIEGSTLDQRLLRDIFARYDIGAVMHFAAYTYVGESVTDPGKYYESNVVGTLTLLEAMVEVGVKSLVFSSTCATYGMPETLPITEDHPQQPISPYGQTKRMVEQILTDYDKAHNLRSVRFRYFNAAGAHPSGLLGEDHTPESHLIPLVLQTALGLREKIALYGTDYPTPDGTCIRDYIHVCDLADAHVLGLEYLLKGGSSAAFNLGNGQGFSVREVIDAAQRVTGRQIPVIETERRPGDASILVGSSQKAREILGWNPKYGDIDTILAHAWQWHQQRHGAAVSTL; this is encoded by the coding sequence ATGACGAACGCAGTAAAAAAGACAATTTTGGTGACCGGGGGGGCGGGCTACATCGGCAGCCATGCGGTCTATGCCCTTCAGCAGGCGAGCTTCCCGGTCGTCATCCTCGATGACCTCGTTTATGGCCATCGCGACTTGGTCGATCAGGTCTTGCAGGTGCCGCTGATTGAGGGCAGCACCCTTGATCAGCGGCTGTTGAGGGATATTTTTGCCCGCTACGACATTGGCGCAGTGATGCACTTTGCGGCCTATACCTATGTGGGCGAATCCGTCACCGATCCCGGCAAATACTACGAAAGCAACGTGGTGGGCACCCTCACCCTGCTGGAGGCGATGGTGGAGGTGGGGGTGAAATCCCTGGTGTTTTCCTCCACCTGTGCCACCTATGGAATGCCAGAGACCCTGCCCATTACCGAAGATCATCCCCAGCAACCCATCAGCCCCTACGGCCAAACCAAGCGGATGGTGGAGCAAATCCTCACCGACTACGACAAAGCCCATAATCTGCGGTCGGTGCGGTTTCGCTATTTCAATGCCGCCGGAGCCCACCCCAGCGGCCTCCTTGGAGAAGACCACACCCCCGAAAGCCATCTGATTCCCTTGGTCTTGCAAACCGCCCTGGGTCTGCGAGAAAAAATCGCCCTCTACGGCACCGACTACCCCACCCCCGACGGCACCTGCATTCGCGACTACATTCATGTGTGCGACCTAGCCGATGCCCATGTTCTGGGCTTGGAATACCTGCTGAAAGGGGGCTCCAGCGCCGCCTTTAACCTCGGCAATGGGCAGGGGTTCTCGGTGCGGGAGGTGATTGATGCCGCCCAGCGCGTCACCGGACGCCAAATCCCCGTCATTGAAACCGAACGCCGCCCAGGGGATGCGTCGATTTTGGTGGGCAGTAGCCAAAAAGCCCGCGAGATTCTAGGCTGGAATCCTAAATATGGCGACATTGACACCATCCTGGCCCACGCTTGGCAGTGGCACCAGCAACGCCACGGTGCCGCCGTCTCCACTCTCTAA
- a CDS encoding 5'-nucleotidase C-terminal domain-containing protein, translated as MVDFTLQLFHAADQEAGIPALEDVPRFSAVLNALKAQDIDGDGTAGFANTLLLSSGDAYIPGPFFRASDAVYGGAGRGDILIQNALGFQAIAFGNHEFDLGTAHLRDLIAGDDTFAGTAFPYLSGNLDFSTDSNLAALVVPDGQAPLPNSIAASTVIEVNGERIGVVGATTPILRLLSFSGDVTVLPQIFGSNPTPAQLDALAAEIQADVDALLAANPDVNKVVLLAHMQDLDIEQELAQRLSNVDIIVAGGSHRRLFDANDRPHTGYIDDIEGIYPIIQTDRDGNPVAVVNTDSNYKYVGRLVIGFDANGVLLPETYDPTISGAYATDDLGVTAVRGAGLADPAIVAIIDALRTEIEATERNVFGASNVYLNGLRRTVRIEETNLGNLTADANLAVAREADPTVVISLKNGGGIRDGIGRVFVPAGGTGDPEFLPNEETPGLKPAGGISQLDIANTLRFNNELSLITVTAAELLAIVEHGISGLQPDGSGTPGAFPQIGGFAFSFDVTRPVGDRVQSLALEAPDGTDLDVIVRDGEIVGDPSRTFRMVTLRFLADGGDGYPFPTGEAANRVDLVDETAVPTGAATFAADFSEQDALAEYLAANFGATSPYAVAETGRDQDSRIQNLAFRADGVIDSVNRIGVGSGARATLLDLRDITGTVAASFTVNREAAYTNFAGFYRIADLDGGIDIDGDGVADLAPGQAGYTQAAINSRAEAVNLTTPNNRASVFQSEVAGGRFYAPFLITQGTVESYDASRVYFSFTAANADGVEHIRYRNGALEFEDLFGGGDNDFNDFVINVAVTI; from the coding sequence ATGGTTGATTTCACGCTGCAACTCTTCCACGCCGCCGACCAGGAGGCGGGGATACCTGCCCTAGAGGATGTCCCTCGGTTTTCGGCGGTTCTGAACGCCCTCAAAGCCCAGGACATTGATGGTGATGGCACGGCGGGCTTTGCCAATACCCTGCTGTTGTCCTCCGGCGATGCCTACATTCCAGGCCCCTTCTTTCGCGCCAGCGATGCGGTTTACGGTGGGGCCGGACGGGGCGATATTTTGATTCAAAATGCCCTAGGCTTCCAGGCCATCGCCTTTGGCAACCACGAATTTGATCTGGGTACGGCCCATCTTCGAGATTTGATTGCAGGGGATGATACCTTTGCGGGCACCGCGTTCCCGTATCTCAGCGGCAACCTAGATTTCAGCACCGACAGCAACCTCGCCGCTTTGGTGGTGCCTGATGGCCAAGCGCCCCTGCCCAACAGCATTGCCGCCTCCACGGTGATTGAAGTCAACGGCGAGCGGATCGGAGTCGTTGGGGCCACTACCCCCATCCTCCGACTCCTTTCTTTCTCTGGAGATGTGACAGTTCTACCCCAGATCTTCGGCAGCAATCCCACCCCAGCGCAACTGGATGCCCTCGCGGCAGAAATTCAGGCGGATGTGGATGCGCTGCTGGCGGCTAACCCCGACGTTAACAAGGTGGTGCTGTTGGCCCACATGCAGGATTTGGACATTGAGCAAGAACTGGCCCAGCGCCTATCAAACGTAGACATCATCGTGGCGGGCGGTTCCCATAGGCGGCTGTTTGATGCCAATGATCGGCCCCACACAGGCTACATCGACGACATCGAAGGCATTTACCCAATCATCCAAACCGACCGGGATGGCAACCCCGTGGCGGTGGTGAACACCGACAGCAACTATAAGTATGTGGGCCGCTTGGTGATTGGCTTTGATGCTAACGGCGTACTGCTGCCCGAAACCTACGACCCTACCATCAGCGGAGCCTACGCCACCGACGACCTGGGCGTAACTGCCGTGCGCGGTGCCGGACTGGCTGATCCTGCCATCGTCGCCATTATCGATGCGCTGCGAACGGAAATTGAGGCCACCGAGAGAAACGTATTTGGGGCCAGCAACGTCTACCTGAATGGACTACGGCGAACGGTTCGTATCGAGGAAACCAACCTGGGCAACCTCACCGCCGATGCCAACCTGGCGGTGGCCCGCGAGGCCGATCCTACGGTGGTGATTTCCCTCAAAAACGGTGGCGGCATCCGTGACGGCATTGGTCGCGTTTTCGTTCCTGCTGGCGGCACGGGCGACCCAGAGTTTTTGCCCAACGAAGAAACTCCTGGCCTCAAGCCTGCTGGGGGCATTTCCCAGCTTGACATTGCCAACACCCTGCGGTTCAACAACGAGCTGTCCCTGATCACCGTCACCGCCGCTGAACTGCTGGCCATTGTGGAGCACGGCATTTCCGGCCTTCAGCCCGACGGCAGCGGCACCCCTGGAGCCTTCCCCCAAATTGGTGGGTTTGCCTTTAGCTTTGATGTCACTCGGCCTGTGGGGGATCGGGTGCAATCCCTGGCGCTGGAAGCCCCCGATGGCACTGATCTGGATGTGATTGTGCGTGATGGCGAGATTGTCGGCGATCCCAGCCGCACCTTCCGCATGGTCACCCTCCGCTTTTTGGCCGATGGTGGCGATGGCTATCCCTTCCCCACCGGGGAAGCCGCCAATCGGGTGGACTTGGTGGACGAAACCGCCGTCCCCACCGGAGCCGCCACCTTCGCCGCCGATTTCTCGGAGCAGGACGCCCTAGCGGAATACCTGGCCGCGAACTTTGGGGCCACCTCCCCCTACGCCGTGGCCGAAACCGGGCGCGACCAAGATAGCCGCATCCAAAACCTAGCCTTCCGGGCTGATGGCGTGATTGACTCCGTGAATCGAATCGGGGTAGGCTCCGGGGCAAGGGCCACCCTGCTCGACCTGCGAGACATCACGGGCACCGTGGCCGCGTCCTTTACGGTGAACCGGGAAGCTGCCTACACCAACTTTGCGGGCTTCTACCGCATTGCGGATCTCGATGGTGGCATCGATATCGACGGCGATGGTGTGGCGGATCTTGCCCCCGGCCAAGCGGGCTACACCCAGGCGGCGATCAACTCCCGCGCCGAAGCGGTTAACCTCACAACCCCGAATAATCGGGCCTCTGTCTTTCAGTCTGAGGTGGCGGGCGGCCGCTTCTATGCCCCCTTCCTGATTACCCAGGGCACCGTCGAGTCCTACGATGCGTCGCGGGTATACTTCTCCTTCACGGCGGCCAATGCCGATGGTGTGGAGCACATTCGCTACCGCAACGGTGCCCTAGAGTTTGAGGATCTTTTTGGCGGCGGCGATAACGACTTCAACGACTTCGTGATTAATGTAGCCGTCACGATTTAA